The region TGCACCTGGACCTCGGCGCGGGAGATCCGCGAGGCGAGCCAGTGGGAGTGCTCCACCGGGGAGAAGCGGTCCTGTTCGCCGTGCCAGAGCCGCACCTCGGCGCGGATGGCGCCCAGGTCGAACCCCCAGCCGCGGCGGATCGCCAGCACGTCGTCGATCCAGCCCTCGGGGCCGTGCCGCAGCGCTTCGGAGTACATGTCGGTCAGGAGCCGGCGGATCGCGATGTCGTCGACGACCCGGATGTCCTCCTCCGGCAACTGGGGGCGGAGGAAATCCAGCAGCGTCATCGGGTCCCGCCGGGCCTCCTCGGCCCGCACCTTCAGGTTGAGGGTGAGCTCGGCCAGGTCCTCGTCGGCCTGCCCGTAGTCCTCCACGTTCGATTCCGCCATGCCGGCGTACCAGTCCAGGTCGGGTGCGCCGGCCGGGGCGAGCCCCACCAGCACGGCGGCCCGGGTGACCCGGTCGGGCAGCAGTGCCGCGCAGGCCAGGGCGTGTGGGCCACCACCGGATCGACCCACCACCGCGAACCGGTCGATGCCCAGGTCGTCGGCGATCGCCGCCACGTCGGCCGCCGCGTCGGCCACCCGCCGACCCTCGTGCCGGTCGGAGTCGCCGTAACCGGGCCGGTCGTAGCAGACGAGGTGCACGCCGAGGCGGTAGACGACGATGCCCCGGGGGCGGGGGCCACTGCGACTGCCCGGAGTGCCGTGCAGGAGGAAGACCGCGGGCCCGTCGGGAGAGCCGGAGGTCTCCACCGCGAGGTGCCGCCCGTCCGGGGTGGTGACGGTGCGCTGCGTCGCCTCTTGTCGCGTCACGGTTGGCCTCCCGCGGGTCGTCATGTGCTCCCCCGTGAACGGAGCCGCGCATCATCGGCGCCGAGTGCAAAGCCCCCGAAATCGCCCAGAACACATTCTTGTTGTGCAGCGTACTGCCCGTCGTGGATGCCCGCTATGGGCCGCCGGGTCAATGCCGGTGGGTAGGGGTCGCCGAACGGGCCGCTACCCTGGTAGCCCGAGGGGAAGGGGCACCAAGAGGGTGGCTAGGACCTACAACGTCGTGACGTACGGCTGCCAGATGAACGTGCACGATTCTGAGCGCATCTCCGGCCTGCTCGAACAGGCCGGATACGTGCGTGCGCTGCCCGCCGACGACACCCCGGACATCGTCGTCTTCAACACCTGCGCGGTGCGGGAGAACGCGGACAACCGGCTCTACGGCAACCTCGGCCGGCTGCGCCCGGTGAAGGAG is a window of Micromonospora sp. WMMD961 DNA encoding:
- a CDS encoding alpha/beta hydrolase; the encoded protein is MTRQEATQRTVTTPDGRHLAVETSGSPDGPAVFLLHGTPGSRSGPRPRGIVVYRLGVHLVCYDRPGYGDSDRHEGRRVADAAADVAAIADDLGIDRFAVVGRSGGGPHALACAALLPDRVTRAAVLVGLAPAGAPDLDWYAGMAESNVEDYGQADEDLAELTLNLKVRAEEARRDPMTLLDFLRPQLPEEDIRVVDDIAIRRLLTDMYSEALRHGPEGWIDDVLAIRRGWGFDLGAIRAEVRLWHGEQDRFSPVEHSHWLASRISRAEVQVQPGAAHFGAVEILPQTLTWLATPDLATSPRL